The sequence AGGCAAGCCTGATCAGTGAGTTCTGTTCACATCGCGGGGTGTCGCTCTTCTTCGGACGCAATGAGGAAAATGGCATTCGCTGCGCGTACCACGGTCTCAAGTTCAATAGCGCAGGCCAATGTGTGGATGTTCCCTCTGCGCCGCAAGCTTGTGCGCGCATGCATATCAAGGGGTACCCCTGCATCGAGCGCGGCGGAATCGTCTGGACCTACATGGGCCCTGCCGATCAGCAGCCAGAACTGCCTGAACTGGAGTGGTGCACTCTTCCAGCCGAACACGTATATGTATCGAAACGGGTGCAGTACTCAAGCTACCTGCAGGCCATGGAGGGTGGGATCGATACCGCCCACGTCTCATACGTTCACCGCTACGAGGTTGACTCGGACCCGATGCACAAGGGCGTCAAGGCGCTCGACTACATCAAAGCCGATGGCAATGTGGTGTTCGAGATCGAGAAGACACCTTTTGGGTTGAGCTTGTTTGGCCGCCGCAATGGAGAACCTGACTCCTACTATTGGCGCGTCACCCAATGGTTGTTCCCTTGGTTCACGCTGATTGCACCATTTGGTGACCACGCCTTGGGCGGGCACATCTGGGTGCCGATCGACGATCACAGCTGCTGGGCCTGGAGCATCAACTGGCAACCAAATCGACCGTTGAGCCAGGAAGAGCTGGATGCAATGAAGGCCGGCATGGGTATCCACGTCGAATACGAAGCCCCTGGCAGTTTCGTCCCTGCGGCCAATCGGGAGAACGGGTACCAGATGGACCGTCTGGCCCAAAAAGAGCACCGAGCCTACAGCGGAGTTTTTGGCTTCTCTGCACAGGACTACTCTCTGCAAGAAAGCATGGGCTCTATTCAGAACCACGACGCTGAACGGCTACTGCCCACTGACAAGGCCATCGTAATGGCGCGTCGCATGTTGCACGAGGCCGCCTTGGGACTGGAAGAGGGGCTCATGCCGCCAGCGCTGGATTCGAGTCAACAACGAGTGCGTCCGGCAGGTGTGCTTCTGCCCAAAGAGCAGAGCCCAGTTGAGTGGGCCAGGGAGCACCTCGCCGACAGTACAGAGAAGCCTGTCTTCAGCCTCTGAAATCGTTCACTTTTCCACCACAAAGAAGGAGACAACATGAAAGCATCCAGGTCAATCATCGCCACCGCCGTACTGACGGCGTTTACGGCATCCACCGCATGGTCACAAGCCACTTCCGACTGGCGCCCCACCAAGACTGTTCGGAT is a genomic window of Hydrogenophaga sp. RAC07 containing:
- a CDS encoding aromatic ring-hydroxylating dioxygenase subunit alpha, with amino-acid sequence MNKEMSETLTRVGPETRMGNLLRRYWVPALMSSEIAEPDGPQVRVQLLGEKLLAFRNSDGQASLISEFCSHRGVSLFFGRNEENGIRCAYHGLKFNSAGQCVDVPSAPQACARMHIKGYPCIERGGIVWTYMGPADQQPELPELEWCTLPAEHVYVSKRVQYSSYLQAMEGGIDTAHVSYVHRYEVDSDPMHKGVKALDYIKADGNVVFEIEKTPFGLSLFGRRNGEPDSYYWRVTQWLFPWFTLIAPFGDHALGGHIWVPIDDHSCWAWSINWQPNRPLSQEELDAMKAGMGIHVEYEAPGSFVPAANRENGYQMDRLAQKEHRAYSGVFGFSAQDYSLQESMGSIQNHDAERLLPTDKAIVMARRMLHEAALGLEEGLMPPALDSSQQRVRPAGVLLPKEQSPVEWAREHLADSTEKPVFSL